Below is a window of Salinibacter grassmerensis DNA.
GCGAAGGTGACCCGGAGGCCCTCCGGATCGAAGGACTCGATCGTGGCGGCGCCGCTGTCCCCCGCCCGGAGCCCGTCCCAGTACTCGTCCACCGAGAGCCCGAGAGGGGTAAGCGCCCCCATACCCGTAACGACGACGCGACGTGACGTGCCTGCCATATCTTCGTGTAGTTGCGACTGCCTGTACAGTGTACGTGGCCCACACCCAACCCGGCCGAGTGTCCCAAAATACAAACGTCCGGCGAGCCGTCCGGCTCTTCCGGAACGGAGCCCACCGGAACGCAGGAGCAGAGGGACTACGCCTTCTCCTCGAGGTACCCCACGGCGTCGCCGACCGTCGCGATCTCTTCGGCCTCCTCGTCCGGGATCGTCAGGTCGAACTCCTTCTCAAATTCCATGATGAGCTCGACGGTGTCGAGCGAGTCCGCGCCCAGGTCGTTGGTAAAGGAAGCGTCCGACGTCACGTCGTCCTCGTCAACGCCCAGTTTGTCGACAATGATCGACTTGACCGTCTCTTCGATGTCGCTGGCCATGATTGGCAGGTTCGTTGGTGAAAAGTAGGCAGATGAGTAAATACGTGGTCCCTTGCCCCGAAAAACGAAAGCCTCCGTCGGGAGGACCGAGGCCCGAATGCAACTCGGGCGGGCTGGGGCAAGGGGTATTCAGCCACGCTAAACTACAATGGGACCCGTGGAGACGCAACGTTTGATGCAAGCTTCGCACTCGTGCGATCCCACCGCGGGCCGTGTTGGGCGTGTCTTTACAATCCAGCGTTGGCAATCACACCCCCGGGGCTTATGTTATCGACTGGTTCTCGAAACTTTCCTCCTTCCTCTGCTTTGAGCGTAGTCATTTGCTCCTTCCTGGGAGCGGAGCCGCTCTTTCGAGACGGCGCGTCTTTCTCACGGACTGATTGTTGTTCATGGCTTACCTCTACACCTCCGAGTCGGTCTCGGAGGGCCACCCCGACAAGATTGCTGATCAAATTTCGGACGCCATCCTCGACGCCCACCTGGCCGAAGACCGGAACAGCCGCGTGGCCGCCGAGACGCTCGTGACGTCCGGGCTCGTCGTGCTTAGCGGCGAGATCACGTCCACGGCCCGCGTGGAACCGCGGGAAATCGCCCGCGAGGTCATCCGTGACATCGGATACACCGACCCTCGCATCCGGTTCGACGCCGAATCATGTGGGGTCATCAGCAGCCTCCACGAACAGAGCGGCGACATTAGCCAGGGCGTCGACGGCGGGGAGGAGCAGGGCGCTGGCGACCAGGGCCTCATGTTCGGCTACGCCTGCCGGGAGACCGACGAGTTGATGCCCATGCCCATCACGTTCTCCCACCGGCTCGTGCAGGAGCTCGCCCACATCCGCAAGGAGACGGACAAGATGCCCTACCTGCGGCCCGACTCGAAGAGCCAAGTCACCATCGAGTACAAGGAGGACCGCATGACTCCGCGGCGGGTGCACACCGTGGTGGTCTCCACCCAGCACGACGAGGGAGTCCCCCAGAAGAAGATCCGGGAGGATGTACGTGACGTGCTTCTCCCCCGCGCCCTTCCCACCGAGCTTCTGGACGACGACCTCATTCTCCACGTCAACCCCACGGGCCGGTTCGTGACCGGTGGGCCGCACGGGGACACGGGCCTTACGGGCCGCAAGATTATCGTGGACACCTACGGCGGCAAGGGAGCGCACGGGGGCGGGGCCTTTAGCGGAAAGGACCCCTCGAAGGTGGACCGGAGCGCCACCTACGCCGCCCGACACGTCGCCAAAAACCTGGTCGCGGCGGAGCTCTGCGACGAAGCCGAGGTGCAGCTCGCCTACGCCATTGGCGTGGCCGAGCCCGTGTCGATCGACGTCTCGACGAGCGGCACTGGCGTCCTGCCCGACACGGCGCTCTGCGACCTGGTGCGGGAGCACTTCGAGCTGTCCCCCTCCGCCATCATCGACCGGCTTGACCTGTTGAAGCCTCGCTACCAGGAAACCGCCGCGTACGGCCACTTTGGGCGCGCGGACTTTCCCTGGGAGGAGCTGACCCATGTGGAAGCGCTGAAGCGGGATGCCCCTGCGGTCGCCTCCTAGCTAACCGCCGTCTCTCGCTCGCCCCCGGGCGAGCTGATTCCCAGTTTCCTGCCCTCGTCGCCCCTGGCGGCGAGGGCTTTTTGTGTTTGGGGGCTGTCTACGGGGCGGAAAATCCATTTCTACATGTTTTCTTCACCTCTTTTGCCTGTAACCCTGCCCGGACAGGCTCGTCCACTGTCCGCAAATGACCCAGCGACCGGGAGCCCAGGACCGAGTTCGAGACGCAACCGGGTCCTGAGTGCCCGAACGAAATCGCTGCTTTCGTGCATTCGCGCCCTCTTCCACGATTTGACTGAATCCCATGAATCGTTTTTTCCTCTCCCTTCTGCTTTCCTTCGCCGTCGCCGTTGGACTTCTGGTCGGGTGCGACTCGGCTGGCACCTCGATGGAGACCACCTCCGACGATGGATCTACGACGTTGCAGATGAGCCTGACGGATGCTCCGGGTGACGTTACGAAAGCAAGCGTGATTATCGACAGCGTGTCCGTCATTGGTCGGGTCCCTGTCGAAGGCGACACGACGAACGAAGACTCGACCGACGTGAACCTATCGGTCCTGAGCGGGAAAAGCTTCGAGGCCGACCTGACCCAACTGGAGGGAGCAGTCGACACCCTTATGGGGAAGATCGACATCGAGCCAGGCACATACAGCCAGGTTCGTTTGGTGACGGCCAATCCCGACAGATTCGACGTACGGTACGAGACGACCCAGGACGACACGGCCCAGGCCAACCTCTTCATTCCCAGTGGTGAACAAACTGGCATCAAGGTCAACTTCGACTCGCCGCTGACCGTGGACACGTCCATGGATACGGTGGACGTCACCCTGGACTTCGACGCCGGAGAATCCTTTGTTTCTCGAGGCCGCGCCGGACAGACGAGCGACTACAACTTTAAGCCGACGGTCCAGGCAAGCGTCGATATCACCGGTGGTGAGAATTAGTTTTCGTCCTGGATGCCTGTCCCTTTGAAGGACCGACGCGCGGCCGGTCGCCGGAGTGGCGGCCGGCCCACGGTCCTGAAAGCATCAGGCGATACTCTATTTGGGCAATCGAGAGCGCAAAATGACGTGACGGACGAATGTGGCACACATTCTGCGCCAGGCCTCATGATCGGCAAGTGCGCCGAAAGAGAGCGCTTTCGTCTGTTGTTTCGCCCGACCCGCGTTTCGCATGTCCCACGACGCCCCGGACGGCACGTACGCCCGTCGCGTACAGGACGGGGACCGGTCGGCCTTCCAGGTTCTCGTCGAGCGGTACGAGGGCATGGTGTTCGATCTTGCGCACCAGTACGCCGATGGCCCCGAGGCCGCCGAAGACCTGGCCCAGGACGTGTTTCTCACGGCCTACCGCCGGATCGACGACCTCCAGGCCCCGGACCGGTTCGCGTCGTGGCTCTACGGCATTGCCCTCAACCGTGGGCGCGACTACGCCAAGAACGTCCGGCGGGATACCTACCCGTTCAGCCGCTCGGACCAGGAGGACTCCGCCATTCTGGACAACGGAACGGCGGCGCAGGACGAGCAGCTCATCGCCGACGAGCTCGGGGATCAGTTGTGGGAGGCCCTGGACGAGCTGTCGCCGACCTACGCGACCCCCTTCCTACTCAAGTACCGGGACGGCCTGACGTACAAGGCCATGTCGAAACGGCTCGACGTGTCCGTAAGTGCACTGAAAGTGCGTGTGCACCGCGCTCGCAAAAAGCTCCGAACCTTGCTGGCCTCCTATCATGAAAAATCTCGATCCTGACACGATCGCCCGCCGGTTTATCGACGGGGACCTCTCCGACGAGGAGGTCCAGGCGGCCCTGCACCACATCGCCGACGACCCGGAGGCCCGCTCTCTGCTCCAGTTTGAGCTCCAAATGACGCAGAACCTGGCCGCCTCTCGGGCCCCACAGCCGGCCTCGGACTTCGCGACGCGCACGATGGAACAGCTGGACGAAGCGGAGGCCTCGCCTCGCCCGCTCGCCCATCGCCTTCGCGACTGGTGGGCGGCCATCAGACGCCCCCTCATCACCGTCCCCGTGCGCCCGGCCCACACGGTGGCCACCCTCGCCCTGGTCGTCGCGATCGGGTGGTTGGCCTGGCCGTCGGGGCCGTCCTCCGTTTCTCCGAATTCGCGAATGGGGGCGTCCGCGTCGGTCCAGCCCGCTGCGACCGCCTCTTCGCGGGCGGGGACCGTATTGACGCGGTTCGTTTACACGAACGATACGGCCGACTCGGTGGCCGTGGCGGGCGACTTTAGCGACTGGAATCCCATTCCGCTCTCCCCACACATCGTGAACGGCGAGACGGTCTGGACCGGCCTGGTGCCGGTGTCTCGCGGCGAACACGAGTACCAGTTCGTCATCAATGGCGAACGGTGGGTGACCGACCCGCTCGCCCCGGTGAAACAGGACGACGGGTTCGGCGCGAAGAACGCGGTTCTCAAGCTTTAGCGTGCCATGCCGCCGCACGCTCTCTGATTTGACGTTGCTCATTCCATGTGGCGGATTCTTCTCGGACTTTCGTGCCTCCTGGGGCTTCTGCCCCAGTCTGGCTCGGCCCAGCAGTGGACCGGCACCGCCACCTTCGGCCTGACCGGCGGCTACCAAACCAATACCTACCTCGATCCCGTGCTTCGCTCCTGGAACAACCGGTCCTCCACCCCGGGCCTCGCGGCCTTGACGCCGCGGGTCGGGGTTGCGCGTGAGGCACGCCGCACGCGCCTCGCCGCCACGGTTCGGACCCGACTGTATCCGCGCCGCGCCGGGATGCCCCAGTTCGTACGGGGCCATGCCCAGGCGCGGTACCGCCTGTCGCCGTCGTGGTCGGTAGGCGCCAGCGGCGGCGGGACACGCCTTCGCCTCGGCTCGTCGGAGGAGAGCTGGTGGGCGCTGCCCTCTGTGCAATGGACGCCCACATCCAGCACGACCGTTACGGCGCGTGGCGGCCTCACCCAACGCTACGTCGATACGGACCAGGGGGCCACTGCTCGTCAGGACAGCAGGCTTGCCATGCTGAATGTGGCGTCCTGGCTTACCGATCGGTTTCGCACGGAAGGACGTGCGTACTGGAGCAATGGACGGACCCCCACCACGGGGGCCACCTTCGGGGGAATGGGCGTGTCTGTGCGCGGGGTGTACTGGCCCACCGGCCAGTGGTCCGTGGAGGCCCAAGTGGGGGTCGAGCAGGTGCAGTACGAAACGAGGTCCCCCCGCTCCCGCTTCGGCCGGGGCGGCCTCAAAGTGGCGTGGCATCCCCGCACGGCGGTCACGGTCTTCGCCCAGGCCCGAGCATCAACGGCACGCCTCGTCAACGGGTCGAGTACAGACACGCACGTCGCGGCTGGGGTTCGTCTCCGGGCCCAGCGCGTACTGGGCGGAACCTCTACCTCGCCTCCACGCCGCCGCGTCTGTCGGGCGGTCGAAGATGGAGTGCAGGTCCAAATTCCCTACGACGGCCCCGGGACGCCTCACGTGACGGGTGACTTCAACGGATGGGCATTGCCCGGCACGTCCCTCACGCAGACCGACGATGGCACCTGGACGACGACCTTGTCGATGCCGTCCGGCGAATACGCGTACCGGATCCGCATCGTCGACGGCGACGAACGGAGGTGGCTCAGCCTTCCCTCCTACGCAGACACCGCCAGCGATGCATTCGGCGGCACGAACGGCGTATGCACAGTTCCCTAGCCCCATGGCCCGCCTTCCCGGTCCCATACAGACACTCCGCGGCCTCTGGCCCGGGCTCGGCACCGCCCTCCTGGTCCTCCTGATCGGGGGTAGTGTCCCGCTCCAGGGCGCACTCGGCCAGCCGACCGATGTGCAGGCCCTCCTCGAACAGGGGGCCGCCGCCGGGGTGAATGTCGAACAAATGCGCACCGTGGCCGAGCGGGCCCGACAGGCCGGGTTGAGTGAGGGCGCGGCGGCGGCGTTGTTGGAGCCGGCCGTTGCCCTCGCAAAGCAAGACCTCCCGACGGATCCTCTGCTCTCCAAAACGCTCGAGGGCCTCGCCAAGCAGGTTCCCTCCTCCCGCATGCAGCCGGTGCTCCAGCAGTATCGCACCCGTACCGAGCAGGCCGGACAATTCGTCACCCAGTGGGCACGGCGCGACGAGGTGCGTCAGCTTCTCGGCACCGAGGATGCCCCCTCCGAGGCCAATCCTCAAACAAATGACCGGGCCTCGTTGGTCGCCGCAGTCGCGGAGGCCCGCCAGCAAGGGGTAGCCGCCGGGCACGTCGAGTCATTTTTGTCGGGGCTTCCGAACGGGGTGGAGCGCCGGCCTGTGTCGATGACCGAAGTGGCGGCGGCCGTCAACGTACTCCCAGATCTTCCGGGCAACGGCGCATCGCCGGAAACGACCACGCAACTGGTCACCGCCGCCCTGGATGCCGGGTATAGCCCCGAATCGCTCCGCCAGCTTCCCTCCGCCCTGCGAAGTGCCCGCCAGAACAGCAATCGCCCCGTCGACGCCCTTGCGCAGGGCACTGCACAGGCGATCACGCGCGGGACCCCCGCCGCATCGGTTCTGCAGAGCCTTTTTCAGGGCGCCTTTCCCGGCGGCGGCCCCCCTTCCGGCGTCGGGAACGGCCCCCCCGGTAACGGCCCGCCTGGCAACGGCCCCGGCACCGGCAAACCGCCCGAGACAGGCCCGCCCGACGACCCGCCCGGCGGAAATGGACCGCCCGGAAATTCAGGCGGAGGTCCGTAGCGTTCGCCCCCCGCACCTCACTCGTCGGCCGCCGCGTCGAAGATGCGGACCGCCGTGTTGCCGTCCGGATCGACGTAGGCCCGAAACATGCCGCCGGTGCTGAAGGGCGTAGCGATGTTGCCGTCGCGATCAAGTGCAATAACTCCCCCGACCCCGCCAAGCTCTTCGATCTCGTCGACCGTACGCTGTGCCGCCTCGCCGAGCGGACGATCCCCGAACCGCATGCGCGAGGCCACACTGTGGGCCGCCACGCCGCGAATAAAGAACTCGCCCTGCCCCGTGGCCGACACCGCACACGACGCGTTGTGGGCGTACGTCCCGGCCCCAATGATTGGGGAATCACCTACGCGCCCGAACTCCTTGTCCGAGATGCCCCCCGTGGAGGTCCCCGCCGCCAAATTGCCCTCCGCATCGAGCGCAACGGCCCCCACCGTGCCGTACTTCTCGTCCGGCCCTTGTGCCTCAGGGGGATCGGCCGGCGCCTTGCCCTCCCCGGAGCGACGGGCATCTGTGATGAAGTAGTCGTTGTCCACGAGATCAAGTCCCTGCTGCTCAGCAAATGCCTCAGCCCCCTCCTGCGCGAACATCACGTGGTAGGACTCCTCCATGATGGACCGGGCGAGCCGGATCGGATGCTTAACCGTTTGCACCCCCGTGAGGGCCCCGGCATTTCGGGTGGCCCCGTCCATGATGGCGGCGTCAAGCTCCACTGCGCCCTCACTCGTGAGGACCGCGCCGCGGGCTGCGTTGAAGAGGGTGTCGGTTTCCATGGTCGTGATGGCGGCTTGGACGGCCTCAAGCGCGCTGCCACCGTCCCGGAGCACCGCGTTGCCCTCCTGCAGCGCGGTATGGAGGGCCGATCGGTACGCCTCCTCCCGGTCGTCACTCATCTCGTCGGCACTCAGCGACCCGGCCCCGCCGTGAATGACAAGGGCTGTTTCCGAGGCCGGATCGTCTTGTGCCTGCACCGTAACAGGGACTAGGCATGCCCAACCAAGAAGCACTCCTGCAACGAGAACGGCACTGGGGATTCGCACGGGAAGGTCGCACATGGGTGTGTACAAAGAACATATGTGTTGAATATTTTGCGCAACGCTGCTGCAAATAGAAGAACAGAGCAGAGAATTGCCACTCGAATTCCGCCTGACGCCCCGACGAATCGACGGGCACACTGCTCCCTTTCTGCCTTATTTCCTGTCGTTATGACGGAAGTTGCACTCCCTTCACACAATCTTGGGGGCTGCTTTCCAAAAAACCCCCGCCTGGACCGCATTTTGCCGCACAATAATTACGCGACGCCGTGCGTTTGGGAACACGCAGCTACGTAGCTTATTTGTGGCATTTTCCGCTTGCGACTCAGCGGAATCCTTCCCACATTATATCTTCCAGGACGTCACTCCTTGACGCTCGGCACTCCTCCCACACAGAACAACCCCCCACATACATGGCGAAGGACAAGGCAGAAGTCGTCACCAAAAAGACCGCCTCGTCGGACAAGAATGCCTTCAACCAGCATGAGGCCCTTCAGGAGATGAGCGACGAGGACCTCATGTCCCAGTTTCAGGCTGGCACCGTGGAGGCCTTCAACATCCTCGTGGAACGGTACTCCGACCGTTTGATGCAGTACCTCTACCGCTTCCTGGGTGACAAAAAGCGGTGCGAGGACCTGCTTCAGGAGACGTTCCTGCGCGTCCACCGGAATCGGCACTCCTACCGGCGCATTGCTAAGTTTTCGACGTGGCTCTACACCATTGCCGGAAACCTGGCGCGCTCCGAGTACCGGAAGCGGAAGCGGCGGCGCATGCAGTCGATCCAGTCCGTCAACCGCGACAACGAGGAGTACGAGATGGAGATCCCGGACGAGTCGTTCTCGCCGGACAAGCACGCGGAGAGCACCATTCAGGACCACTACATTCAGGAGGCCATGAACGAGATCCCGCCGGCCTTCCGTGAGGTCGTGGTGCTGCGTGACATCCAGCAGCTCGCGTACGATGAGATTGCGGAGATTACGGGCCTGCCGATGGGCACCGTCAAGAGCCGCATCAACCGTGGACGGACGAAGCTGCAGGCGCTGCTCCAAGACGTGTATCCGTTCCAGGAAGAGGAGTAGTCACGCTCTCGGCCAGAACGGTCCGTGAGGTTGGTTTGTCGGTTATGTCAGATAATACTACGCCGGATCCCTACAGGGGTCCGGCATTTTTATTTCGCTGAGCCCTGCCGTCTCTTCTCCCCACACGCAATCGGTTCCCTCCCAAATGAACACGCCCGAGCCGAGCCGGCTCCAGGTCGACACGAGTGCCCAGACCCTCACGGTGGACTGGTCAGACGGACACACCTCGACGTTTCCGCTCGCGCGCCTCCGGGCGGCCTGCCCGTGTGCCGAGTGCCAGGGCGATGCAGTTGACCGGATTGATCCGCCCGCCCCCGACGCCGGACCGTCCGACGCCCCCCCGCAATGGACGGATCTCGAAATCGAGCCCGCCGGGAGCGTCGGCATCCGCATCACGTGGGACGACGGTCACAACGCCGGCATCTTCCGGTGGGACCGGCTCTGGGACCTACAACCGCCCGGTGCGTGAACAGACCTCCCCGGCGCTCCCCATCCTTATCCGGTGACCTGAGCGATGGCGACGAACAGGAGAATGATGCCGGCGAAGACCCCGAGGGCAATTAGGATCTGACGCGTCACGCGACGATTCATGGCGAACGGGAGAAGGGACGGGGGACTGACGAGGTTGCACGGCGTGGGCGGACCGGGTATCGCCGCCTTTGGCTTTTGCCTGCACTTGTTAAGATCGGGTAAACCGACCGTCTTTGTCAAGGCCGGGGCCTACACCAGCCGCTTGCTCCGAAGGCACCGCTTGAGCCATTTCTTTTTGCGCTTCAACAGTTTCAGGCTCATGTCAGACTGGGCCTTGCGGAAGCGATCCTTGGCTCTGGCGTGCACGTCGCGCATGTGAACGTCCATGCCACGGTTCTGCAGGGCGTAGGCCACCTGCGTCGCAAGCTCCGAGCATTCTTGGCGGAGCTCTTCCTCCTGCGCCGAGAGGTCGAGCGTATCGGAGTCCGGCTCCTCAAAGGGCTGGCGCTGCACCTGGAGGTTGGAGTCCCGTCCGTTGTCTTCGAGCTCCAACCGGTGGGTCTCGATCTCGCCCTCGTTGACGCCCGTCAGCGCCCACTCGGAGCGGTCGTCGGTCTGCTCGGACTTTTCGGGCGAGGTGCCCTCCTCCGTTCGTCGGCGGAGGCCCTCCTGCACCTCTCGCGTCATCCAGGCCAGCGTTTCGGAAAGGCCCAGGTCACCGGACGTGAACACGTCACACACGTTGGGCTCCTCCCCCCACGCGTCGTAGTAGCGCATGCCCCGAAAGATCTGCTGGAGCGTCTTGGAACGGGCACTCACGAGGTCGAGCTTGGCGATGACGCTGATGGTCTTGATGTCGGTGCCCTCCCCAATCATGTCCACCTGCACCATCACGTCCACCTCGCCGTTGCGGTAGGCCTCCAGGCGCTCCTCCCGCTCGTCGCGCGGCACGTCCTGCCCGATGCGGGTGGCGCTAAGCCAGCCGTAGCGCCGCTCCATAAAGTCGAGCACGTCGGCGGCGTGGCGGTTGCTCATGCAGGTGACGAGCATCTGGTGGTTGCGTCCATCCCCGGCACCAATCTGGCCGGCCCGCTTCTTCTGGAGGCGCCCCACGGCCGGACCCAACAGCGTGTCGAGATAGACGTCGTGGAAGCGAAGACTGCGGCGGGCAAAGTAGCGGTCGAGGTTCGACGTATCCCGTCCCACTTCGCTCTTCAGGTCCTCCAGGCTCACCTCCACCTCCTCGCCGGTGTCCTCCTCCACCATCGTAATGGTGTAGTCGATCACGTGCGCCTCGATGCGCTTCAGGATCTGCCCCTCGGCGTGGGCGTCGCGCAGGCTCACCTCGTGGAGGGCGCGGTAGTGGAGCCGCTCCCGACCGTCGTCGCCCGTCACCACGTCGTGCGGCACCCCGAAGAGGGGCTGGCCGTCGCTCCGGAGGGGCGTGCCGGACAGGCCGATGAGCGAGTCGTAGGACAGGCGCCCCACGGCCTGCGACCAGGTGCCCTCCTCCGGGAGGTGGTGAATCTCGTCGAGGACAAAGAGCGGCGAGCCCTGGTTGCAGTAGCGCTGCAGGTCGCGGTTGCCCGACTGCCCGCAGGCGTACTGGTAGGTGGCGATGACGATCGGGATCTCCGGGTTCTTGACGAACACGCGGTCCGCATCGGCCACACAGAAGGGCATGCGCGGCGCCCCGATCCAGCGCAGCATGCGCGCCATCTCGTCGGCGTCGGCGTACTGCTCCTGCAGGTTGCTCCGCGGTACGAACACGACGAGCTTGTCGCTCACGCCCATCGCCCGCGCCACGGCGAAGGAGGCGAGGGCCGTCAGCGTCTTGCCGTAGCCGGGAACGAAGACGCCGAGGTGGTCGGTGCGGCCGTCCTGATACGCCTTCGCGAGCTTGGCGAGAAAGGCGAGCTGGCCGTCGCGGAACGAGAAGTCGTCGGCCGGATCGAGACCAGGAAGGTCGGCGGCGGAGACGGACATAGATGCTACGTTGGACCGGGAGAGCACGAGACGGAGGTCGGGCGCGACGGTCTCCGACACTAACACCGGCGTGAACGTAGGGGCCACGTGTTGAAGGCGAAAGCCCCCAACGGCAATCTCACATTCGCGACTGAGCGGACCAGGAGAGGGGAAATGGGAGCGCGGGTGTTCTGAGGACGACGAACGTATGGAGACGCTCGCGCTCCGTATTTCACGTCTCCCGCCTTCCCTTCATGCATCAGTAGTGCCCGGACCCAGTGGCTCTACCCTCGGGGATCAGTCCGGTACAGGATCAAGAAATCTATTCGGGGCAGAGTCACTCTGGCGAAGCGCATCCACGAAGCCCCCCGGGACATTCCCGCCTCTGGTCAGATCTAAAGACCTTTAGAACCCAAGGAGACCGACTGAATGTGCACCTTTTCCCAGACAAGTGGTCACCTGCCACTCAGAAGTAGACGGACACGCCAAGGCGCGCTCGGCCTGAGCTCAACCGGAAGAAATTTTCTGTTTGATCTTCCCGGTCCTCAAACGCCACCCGATGTTGCTGAAAACGAAGGGACGTTTCGTACGTCCCGTTAAGGCTAATTCTCGAGTGGACGAACCACTCCGCCCCAATGGTTCCGGACGCGCCAAGGCCCCACTGCCACCTCGTTCTATCCTCGTCCGTTCCCTCTATGCTGGTTAGGTCGAATGAAACCAGAGGACCGGCCCCCAAGAAAAGCTGGACGGTCTCTGAGTCCTGATCTCCAAGCAGGGGATACGCAAGGTAGCGGGTGGTGATCTCGATGCCTCCCTGGTCGCGAGAGCGGCCCTCGTTGCGCCCGGATGCCACGAACGTATTCACCCCCAGCCCAAACTGCCACGCACGGGCCGCCGATGTGTGTTTCTTGGCCGAGATTGTGGACCCGATCAAGGAGGCAAGTGTGAGGTTCTCCCCCGCCGCAAACTGAAGGGCCCATGCTCCCTCTTCAAGTGGAATCGCGGTTTCTTCCGATGTCTCCTGCGCTTGCACTTGGGACATGCCCAGGCCCCCAAACCCCAAGATGAACACAGCAAGAAAGAGTGACCGAAAGTATGGAGTGGACGCACGGTACAACATGGTTAGAAGAGACTTGAATCACACTGACGAGCAGAGAAGGGCGGTTGGGATTCCCCGCAAGAGGATTAGAGTCCCTTGCAGTACGATAAACGATCGGTTACATCCAGTTCCTCTCGCTCAAGTGGTCCCGATCAGCGGTCCCTTGGGAACTCGTCAGTGAACCGCGAACCGCGCTTCGCTCAGTAGTGTCAGGGTACGTAGAATCCGTCCGGGTCCGGGAATTCACCCCTGAAGCACCTCCGGGCCCGAACCTCAGGGCCGCTCGCTCGCAGGTGCTTCTTGCTGAAGGGGCGTCACGTTCGGGCGGTCTCGCCCGTCGCCCAAGAGGTGTTCGGCGAAGTACTCGGCCCGGAGCCAGAACCAGTAGTCGCCCATGCTGCCGTACCCGTGCCGCTGGCCGGGGAAGACGAAGAGGTCGAACCGCTTGCCGGCCTCAATCAGCGCCTTCGCCATCCGGTAGGTGTTGGCCGGGTGCACGTTGTTATCGATTGTGCCCGTCGTTAGCAGAAGGTCGCCCTCCAGGTTGCCGGCGAGCTCCGAGTTTTTTCCGACGGAGATGTCGAAAGACACCTCTCCGGAGTCGTTCTCGGTCGGCTCCACACCGTGATGCGTCTCCGACCACCAGCGGTTGTACACGTTGTTCTCGTGGTTGCCGGAGGAGGCGACACCTACGTCGAACACGTCCGGATACTGTAGCAGGGATGTCGTCGTCAAAAAGCCGCCGCCGGAGTGCCCGTAGATGCCCACACGATCCCCGTCGATGAAGTCGTGACGGGCCGCGAGCTGCTCAATCGTGGCCTTCTTGTCCGCGAGCGGATAGTCCCGCAGGTTGCCGTAGCCGTAGGTGTGGTACCACCGCGAGCGGTCGGGGTGGCCGCCCCGGTGCCCCGCCACCACCACGATAAAGCCCAGCTGGGCGAGGCCGACCTCGTCCCCGCTCGGGGCAAAGGCCTTCGGCACCGCCTCCGTCTGCGGGCCCGGATAGACGTAGGTGATGACCGGATACTCCTTCTCCGGATCGAAGTCGAACGGCTTGTACATCACGCCGTGGAGGTCCGTCACCCCGTCGGCGGCCGTCACCGAAAAGGGCTCCGGCATCTGCCAGCCCGCCTCGTTCAGGCTGCTCAGGTCGGCCGTCTGCAGCTCCGTCACCACCTCTCCCTTGGCGTCTCGGAGGACGGCCTGGGGCGCCGTATCCACCCGGCTGTGGTTGTCGACGAAGAACCGGGCCGACTCGTTCATCGCCACACTGTGGTCGGCGTCGCCGGGATTCACCAGCTCGGCGCCCGACCCGTCCAGCGCAACCCGGTAGAGATGATCGTAGTACGGGTCCTCCCCGTCCTCCCGGCCGTTGCCGGAGACGTAGACGACGCCCTCCTCCTCGTCAATCGCCTCCACCGCATCGACGTGCCAGTCGCCCGCGGTGAGCTGCTCCTTCACCGTGCCGTCCG
It encodes the following:
- a CDS encoding DUF971 domain-containing protein, producing the protein MNTPEPSRLQVDTSAQTLTVDWSDGHTSTFPLARLRAACPCAECQGDAVDRIDPPAPDAGPSDAPPQWTDLEIEPAGSVGIRITWDDGHNAGIFRWDRLWDLQPPGA
- a CDS encoding DEAD/DEAH box helicase; its protein translation is MSVSAADLPGLDPADDFSFRDGQLAFLAKLAKAYQDGRTDHLGVFVPGYGKTLTALASFAVARAMGVSDKLVVFVPRSNLQEQYADADEMARMLRWIGAPRMPFCVADADRVFVKNPEIPIVIATYQYACGQSGNRDLQRYCNQGSPLFVLDEIHHLPEEGTWSQAVGRLSYDSLIGLSGTPLRSDGQPLFGVPHDVVTGDDGRERLHYRALHEVSLRDAHAEGQILKRIEAHVIDYTITMVEEDTGEEVEVSLEDLKSEVGRDTSNLDRYFARRSLRFHDVYLDTLLGPAVGRLQKKRAGQIGAGDGRNHQMLVTCMSNRHAADVLDFMERRYGWLSATRIGQDVPRDEREERLEAYRNGEVDVMVQVDMIGEGTDIKTISVIAKLDLVSARSKTLQQIFRGMRYYDAWGEEPNVCDVFTSGDLGLSETLAWMTREVQEGLRRRTEEGTSPEKSEQTDDRSEWALTGVNEGEIETHRLELEDNGRDSNLQVQRQPFEEPDSDTLDLSAQEEELRQECSELATQVAYALQNRGMDVHMRDVHARAKDRFRKAQSDMSLKLLKRKKKWLKRCLRSKRLV